The following proteins are encoded in a genomic region of Ostrea edulis chromosome 7, xbOstEdul1.1, whole genome shotgun sequence:
- the LOC125656438 gene encoding uncharacterized protein LOC125656438: MWEDDDHLCRLLADSLANPVGFLPVQRLNRRVDDILSNIHHFGTNVEVIQTGSWAEGFRMNGTDVDRMYVDKTALVSETPDRIPNRFCSIKMVTSGNIPKGYVKLILLTPNKAEQHIQLAVISEGGNACISSKSYVTSYVQRNEEIHGPCVRRVSQQGTEQDDAHCLRCAHWPSDAMEWRDRRRSHGWPDHDMVKEISKKGCYVVPIGPKCIDGSGCWSFNSMLWRLSFSVVEKRLVYTFNDTQFLVYGIFKLLVKEAFRETRDVLCSYFMKTLMFWSIEETPRELWKQERLISCIKVCLRRLIMWVSDGFCPNYFVREHNMFHGKLDEIDRESLFIHLSELYGEGWRCLLRCPSLGNLKDALQRSRCRILEMPNNAVDPDEDFRGLSLQRRNDSNTFTEDIEDQAFFSQLEGIVQSHPNFRSLENELYNTVALLLEKETQLDYLMHDTVTLYQQKTLQHIAMIFLYKALNDTRRCARYRYGQVKRALDLMELTSSADLTRGRLTLATAYYCMGYYTKALKIIRECENAFEENQAVLYISSRYPNQIGEEYVAFFCNGSLSRVEKASMGVSYDFEVFRTMPILPKEIMLQILLVRQSGTILSFPPRPYALFLKALCFAESHNKSTVKMLRRKLSDILPLYPEAFHLLYIMLAVCDAKLDRYDKAIQNYYFAYWHKKYMTWRKEYCSERNSLNSPLLYVALMLRLLI; the protein is encoded by the coding sequence ATGTGGGAAGATGACGATCATTTATGCCGACTATTGGCGGATAGTTTGGCTAACCCTGTGGGGTTTCTGCCTGTCCAAAGGTTGAACAGACGAGTTGACGATATTTTGTCAAACATTCATCATTTTGGGACAAATGTAGAAGTGATTCAGACTGGGAGCTGGGCGGAAGGTTTTAGAATGAATGGAACAGACGTTGATAGAATGTATGTAGATAAAACTGCATTGGTGTCAGAGACACCGGATAGGATTCCTAACCGATTTTGTTCTATCAAAATGGTAACATCAGGCAACATACCTAAAGGATACGTAAAGCTAATCTTGTTGACTCCAAACAAAGCAGAGCAACACATACAACTTGCTGTGATATCTGAAGGAGGAAACGCGTGTATTTCAAGTAAAAGTTACGTAACATCTTATGTACAAAGAAATGAAGAAATACACGGACCTTGTGTAAGAAGGGTGTCACAACAGGGGACAGAACAAGATGACGCACATTGCCTGAGGTGTGCACACTGGCCGTCCGATGCCATGGAATGGCGTGACAGAAGAAGATCGCATGGATGGCCAGACCACGACATGGTCAAAGAAATATCCAAAAAGGGATGTTATGTTGTTCCAATTGGTCCTAAATGTATTGACGGAAGTGGATGTTGGTCATTTAACTCGATGTTGTGGAGATTGTCCTTTTCAGTTGTAGAAAAACGATTAGTATATACATTTAATGATACGCAGTTCCTGGTGTACGGAATTTTCAAACTGTTGGTCAAAGAGGCATTTAGAGAAACCCGTGATGTTTTGTGTTCATATTTCATGAAAACACTTATGTTTTGGAGTATCGAAGAAACGCCAAGAGAACTGTGGAAGCAAGAGAGATTAATTTCGTGCATTAAAGTCTGTCTCAGACGACTGATTATGTGGGTATCAGACGGCTTTTGTCCCAATTATTTTGTCAGAGAACACAATATGTTTCATGGCAAATTAGATGAAATAGACCGCGAATCTCTTTTCATCCATTTGTCAGAACTGTATGGCGAGGGCTGGAGGTGCCTTTTGAGATGTCCGTCATTAGGCAATCTCAAGGACGCTCTTCAGAGGAGTAGGTGTCGAATCCTGGAAATGCCCAACAATGCAGTTGACCCCGATGAGGATTTTAGAGGATTGTCGTTACAGAGGAGGAATGATTCGAATACTTTTACGGAAGACATCGAAGATCAAGCGTTCTTCAGTCAACTGGAAGGCATCGTGCAAAGTCATCCAAATTTTAGAAGTCTTGAAAATGAATTGTACAATACAGTTGCCCTTTTACTTGAAAAGGAAACGCAACTTGATTATTTAATGCACGACACTGTGACACTTTATCAACAAAAAACTTTACAGCACATAGCCATGATTTTTCTGTACAAAGCTTTGAATGATACCCGCAGATGTGCACGTTATCGGTACGGACAAGTCAAACGAGCACTTGACTTGATGGAACTGACAAGTTCAGCAGATTTAACCAGAGGAAGACTAACTCTAGCAACCGCTTACTATTGCATGGGATACTACACCAAGGCTTTGAAAATTATTCGGGAATGTGAAAACGCTTTCGAAGAAAACCAAGCCGTTCTTTATATAAGCTCACGGTATCCAAATCAAATCGGTGAAGAATACGTGGCCTTTTTTTGCAATGGGAGTTTATCTCGAGTTGAAAAAGCCTCAATGGGTGTTTCATACGATTTTGAAGTCTTTCGGACCATGCCAATTCTTCCAAAGGAAATAATGTTACAGATCCTTCTCGTAAGGCAATCCGGCACCATCCTTTCCTTCCCCCCACGCCCATACGCATTATTCCTAAAGGCACTGTGTTTTGCCGAGAGCCACAACAAATCTACTGTGAAAATGTTGAGAAGAAAATTATCAGACATTCTTCCATTGTATCCAGAAGCATTCCATCTCCTGTACATCATGTTAGCCGTGTGTGATGCAAAATTAGACCGATATGATAAAGCTATTCAGAACTATTATTTTGCATACTGGCATAAAAAATACATGACATGGAGAAAAGAATATTGTTCTGAGAGGAATTCGTTGAATTCTCCGCTGTTGTACGTGGCATTAATGCTTAGACTTCTTATCTGA